TTCCTCGTGCTTTTCGCCGGCGATATAGCCTGCCGTCGGATTCTTGCTCCGGCGGTAGCGAATCATAAAATAGAAGAGAATTCCCTGGGCGACCAAAAACCAGAAACCGCCAAGAACCGCGATCAGCATAATAACGGAGTCGATATCAGCTGCAAATGTTGAGGCTCTTTCAATCATGCTTCCCATTATTTAACCTTCTTTCGCTGCTTACAGAACAAAGAGGAAAACAACACCCGCATAGGCAATGGTGCTGACCAAAATGATGTAGAATAACTTTTTTGCGAGAATGTCGCCCGGATCACTGTTGCTCATTCTAATCTCCCGTCTTATTGAAGTGTATAGATGTGAGCCAGCACATCTTTCATCGATTGATCATCTGGAAGCATATTAGCCATGGGAGCCATGGTGGCGCCAGTCGCGTCTTTTTCGACATTGGCCCCACGTCGCCCGTGCTTAAAATTGTTGAGCTGAGCAAACAGGTACCAGTCGCTCTGACCGACCAGAGGCGGAGCATTCATCGGCTGCATTCCTTTGCCGTCGGCCCCATGGCAAGCAATACAGACGGCGAATTTTTCGGCGCCACTGGTGGCGTCACCATCGGTTATGGTCTGAGGGGGCTTTCCGGGTTTGATGTTCGATACGTATTTGGCAATGGCCTCAACGTCACCTTCATAGCGAAGCATACGAGCAATGGGACGCATCTTCAGGCCCGCGTAGTCACCGGGATGAGAGCCGCGGCCACCATCTCTGAATTTGTTTAAGGTGTTGACCAGATACCATTCTGGAAGACCCGCGATGGCTGGAGCCTGAAGGTTTTGTCTTCCTTCCCCAGTAGTGCCGTGGCAGGACCTACAAAGTTTAAACAAAGATTGTCCCCTGTCATTTGCCGCTGTTGCCTTGTGCTGGAATACCAAGCATCCGACCAGGGCAACAAGAAGGACGGTGCCTTCTTTGCTGAACCAGGTGGTGCGAACAGACGAATCCCCTGAAACGATGTTCACATTCTTCTCCTATGCGTTGTTGAAAAATCCCAATTGATGTAATCAAGCTTTCGTTTAATTGGTACTTTTTTTGTGTGATTTAATTTAAGGTGAAGCCAATATATGGGTCAAGAAATTGGTTAAGGATTATATTGATGACTATATCGGCATTGGATGAATACTCCATCCGAATTTGCCTGCGCTTGGCAACCTGCGACAAGAGTCCCCTTTCAGCCGCTGAAGTGGCCGAAATGGAAGATGTTTCGCCAGAGTACGCACGCAAAGTTTTGACTTCCCTTGTCCATGGCGGGCTGGTGAAGTCTGTTCGAGGCAAGCAGGGGGGATATGTTTTGAGTTCACCCCCTCCGAGTACCTTCCTGAGTGATATTTTAAAAGCCGTCCATCCTGAGAAGGAAGAGATCTGCAACTACTGCGAGAAATTCCGAGGTCACGAGTCCGATTGCGTTTTGTCTGAGGAGTGCACCCTGAGACCCGTTTGGCAGGCCGTCTCTGATGCCATCGAAGGGGTTTTGGGCCAGATGAGTCTTGCCGATTTGATGAAATCCGAGAATCAGGTCACCCTTCTCCTTCGCCAATTAGGTCGCTAAGGGAAGGCTTGACTCCTGGCGCCATTTCCCCCACATTCGGCCATGGACAAGGTTTCCCCGGGCATTATTCTCATCCGTTACAGCTCTGAGGTCGTCATTAAAGGGCGACCGGCCAAAGCAAGGTTTGCCACTCGTGTTAGGCGCCACATCCGCAAACTGGCTCGCTTGAACCAACTGGAGTGCGAGCTCATCAAAGGATTCAATTGTTTGGTTCTAAAATCACCTCAGGCAGAGGAGTTTATTCCTTTGCTCAAGCGGGTCTTCGGCATTGGTCTGTTTTGTCCAGTGGTGGGAACTTGCGGGGCCGATTTAGATGAAATCCTGAAGGTTGGATTAGAGATCTTCAGGGAGAGGATTCAGGGCAAGACTTACGCTGTGCGGGCGAAAAAGGTGGGGACCAGTTCGGTTCCCCGCCGTCAGGTGGAGATTCAATTGGGATCGGTTCTGAACCCCTTTGGCACTGTCAACCTAACGGAACCAGAGGTAACCGTACACGTGGATGTTAATAACGACGAAGTGTTGTTTTACTGCCAAAGAATTCGCGGCGCGGGAGGCCTTCCCTGTGGCTCTCAGGGATCAGCTTTGGCCCTGATGTCGGGCGGTTTTGATTCGGCCGTTGCTGCCTGGCGGATCATGCGGCGGGGAGTTGCCGTGCACTTTTTGTTTTGCAATCTTGGAGGAGCCGCCTATGAGCGCAGCGTCCTCCAGGTGACGAAGGTATTGTGCGAATTGTGGGGTCGGGCCTATTACCCTCGCTTCTATAGCGTCGATTTTGGCCAAATTGCCCAAGAACTCCGCCGTGAAGTCGGCGGGGCTGGTCAGCAGGTTGCATTGAAACGCAAGATGTATGAAGTAGCCAGTCGGTTGGGCGAGGAGTTGGAAGTGGATGCCCTGATCACTGGCGAAGCCATTGGCCAGGTTTCCTCGCAAGTATTGCGCAACCTCAAATTGATTGAGGAAAAGGCGACACTGCCGGTGTTGCGTCCTTTGGTTGGTATGGACAAAGAAGAGATCATGGCGGAGGCAAAACATGTGGGAACAGCGGTTCTCTCTGAAAAAATCCGCGAGTTTTGTGGTTTGGGTGGAGAAAAGCCCATGATCTCCGGCCGGCGGGATAAAGTCGAACCAGGTGAGGCTCGCTTGAGCCAGGAATTGGTAGATGACTGTTTGGAAAATCTAAAAAAGCGTGACATTCACGCGGTGGATGGAGTCACTTTGCGCAAAGATTTTTTATTTGTCGAGGCGGTTCCCAGCGAAGCTGAAGTTATCGATTGTCAGGAAGCCCACATGAGGCGGGATTGGCAGTGGCCTCGCTCGACTCACATTGACTGGGAGACTTTGGTGTCGGGCACTCAGAAGCTAGATAAGACCAAAGTTTATGTTGTGTACTGCACCTATGGCACTAAAGCTCCACTCGCAGCCGAAGTCTTGCAACTGCAAGGCTACGAAGTCTACGCTCTCCGTGGAACCATCAATCAGGTTCGAGAGCTGGCAACACAGACATTGACTCATTAGGCCGGAGGCCCCTTTCTTGACATCGGCTAAGTGGGTCGGGGCATACTTAGTGGATGGACAATCGAGCAGAACCAAGTGATTTGCCTGCTGCTTTTTGCGTGTTGCCTTGGACCCAAATCGCCACAACAGTAAAAGGATTTACCCGCCTTTGTTGTTTTGCCAAGAATCTGCGTGATCAGCAAGGTCGTCGCCTCCTGCTGACGAAGAGTGTGGCCTTATCCGACATTTGGAACTCCGAAGCCTACCGCCAGGTCCGGCGGCAGATGTTGAGTGGCTCCCTGCCGAAGGACTGTGAGCATTGTCAGCGCCATGAGAGCGGGGGGCTTCTCAGTAAGCGGCAGAAGTACAATCGGCAAAGACCTGAATGGGCTGGTGATTTTGCAAGCCTGATAGCCGCCACTGATGCGGATGGAGCTCTTCATCGCCCGCCCCGAGTGTTTGACCTTCGACTCGGAAATGTATGTAACTTGAAATGCGTCATGTGCAGACCGGAGCTGTCCAGCAAATGGGAGGGGGATTATAGGAGCCTGAGAGAGAGTCAGTTCGTTCTTCCACAGTCAGTCCAAGAGCACTTGTCGTGGACGCTGGATGATAACGAGGGAAATAACGACTGGTTTGCTGATGGCAAGGTGATTGATTTTTTCCGCGGAAACTTGGGTCATGTGCGACAACTTTATTTTTCTGGTGGAGAGCCTTTGTTGTCTTCGAGTCATCGGGAGCTAGTGAATCTTTGCATTGAGTCCGGATATGCTAAAAACATTGAGTTGATTTATGATACCAATGGGCTGGGGATTTCAGAGGAGTGGTTGAAGATTTGGTCACAGTTTGGCGGTATTGATATTCATATCTCCATTGATGGTTTAGGTGAGAAATACGAGTACATCCGCTTCCCAGGCAAGTTTGTTGAATTCGAAAAGGCAGCTCGGGCCCTGGCTGAATGGGAATTCAGCGGCAAAAAGGTGCGGATCCTGGTCACCCTTCAAGCTCTGAATATTCTGGATCAGGCGGAGATCCTAGACTGGTACTGGACTTTGTTTGGTCGGGAGTCTCAGATTCGCCATAGTATCGTTTTTGGCCAGGTGCGATGGCCCGAATGCCTGTCGCCAAGAATTTTACCTCTGGAGGGTCGTCGCCGGGCATTTCAAAAGGCGGAAGATTATGCCCACAAGTTGTTAGCCTCTGGGGTGCCGAAGTCAGAGCTTTTTCCTTTAGGTGATCTTGGGCGGAGAATGGAATTTTGCTTTGAGGACACCCAGGGTGGAAACAAAAGGGTAGAGGACTTCCTTGTCTACCTTGGTCAACTGGATCAAGTGCGCGGAACCTGTTGGCAAAAGACCTTCCCAGAATTGGCCGGACTCATCGAGGAGGTGGGACGTGGCTAAGCAAGAGAAACCCCATCCCTATCCTCCCGGTTTGCCATCTTCCTTTTGTTATTTGCCCTGGGTTCAGTTTGGCACAACAGTGGGGGGCTTCCCTCGCCTTTGTGCCAATACTCCCTCCCTGAGAGACGAAAGTGGTGAGCGGTTACAGGTCTCTTGCTCCCTGGGGGTTGATGAAGTGTGGAACGGGGAGCAGATGAAGGCCATTCGTCGGCAGATGATTTCTGGACAGTTGCCAGAAATCTGCCGTCGCTGTTCTGATATGGAGAGTTCCGGTCTTGAATCCAAAAGACTCAAGATGATTCACCTAAAGCCTGAGTGGGCAGGGGATCCCAAAGACCTGTTACGGGAAACTGGGGAAGACGGCCATCTCCAGGCTGGTCCGCGCTCATTTAATCTACGCCTTGGAAATGTCTGCAACCTGAAGTGCGTGATGTGCCGCCCAGACTTTTCCTCAAAGTGGCAGGGTGATTTTACAAGATTGTTTACAGAAGGCCTGGCAATTCCCCCTTCGGCTGCGGAGCATCTTGGTTTCCCTGGCGAAGGCAAGCAGGGAGATCACCGTTGGTACGAGGAATCTCGGGTTTTTGAGTTTCTCAAGAGTTCCCTGCCGTCGACAAAACAGTTCTATTTTTCGGGCGGGGAGCCCATGATGACCAAGCTTCACGGCGATCTGATTGATCACTGTCTAGAGACGGGTCATTGTCGACATATTCATTTGATGTACGACACCAATGGGTTGTTTATTAATGAAGATTGGTTAAGAAAATGGGAGCGGTTCGAAACGGTCGATATTCATTTGTCGGTGGACGGGGTCGGCCCAAAATACGAATACATCCGCTACCCGGGAAAGTGGGAACAGCTGAACCAGGTCGCTCGTCTGCTGAGTCAGTGGCAGGCTCCCGGTGCGACGGTGAGAATTTTGGTGACTCAGCAGCTACTGAATGCTTTGGACGGAGACGAAATCTTGAGTTGGTATTTGGATGTGTTTGGAAGTGATGCGGATGTTCGCTACCAAATCGTATGGAATCTGGTCGAGTGGCCCGAGTGCTTGACCAGTCATTTGGCGGCCCCCTCGATTAAGGAGAAGGCCTGGCACAAAATGGAAGAGTTGGTGAGATCAATCAAGGTCAATTGGCCCGAAGAGGCCGGTGAATTTAAGAACTCAGCTCAGGCCTTTTTGCTGCGAGATTTGCAGAGGCGTTGGCATTATGCTTTTGAAAAAAAACAAGAAATCAATGAAGGCCTCAGAGAGTTTGTTCAGTACTTAAATGCTCTCGATCAGATTCGGGGAACAGATTGGCAATCGACCTTTCCCGAGTTAGCGGCCTTAATTCAGGCGGAGTTGTAGGTGGAGGATAGAACATATCAAATCGAAGCTCAGGTTGAGTCCGACCACTGGTGGTTCCGGGCGCGCCGTGACTTGATTGCCGGCTACCTTCATCAACTCAACCTCAATGATCAAACGGAAATCCTAGATGTCGGTTCCAGCACGGGCACCAACCTTCGATTGCTTCAGGAAATGGGTTTTCAAAAGTACCAAGGAGTGGACACGAGCCAAAGTTCGGTAGACTGGTGTCGGGAAAAGAAGTTGGGCTTTGTATCATTGGGGGATGCCCAGGATCTCCCCTTTGCTGAAGCGGCCTTTGATGTGGTGCTGGCCACCGACGTTCTTGAACACTTGGGCGATGATCTCAAAGGGGCGCAAGAACTCTATCGTGTTCTACGGCCCGGGGGTTGGGCCCTGGTGACCGTACCCACTTTTCAGTCGCTTTGGGGCAAGCAGGATGAGGTTTCCCTTCACAAGCGCAGGTATCGTCTTTCCCAAGTGGCGAAGATCTGTTTACAAGCGGGTTTCGAAGTGCGGGAAAAGTACTATTTTAATTTCCTGTTGTTTGCCCCCATCTGGTTGGCGCGTCAGGTTTTGAAGCGAATTCCCAATCGCATCGAAAGTGAAAATCAGGTCAATACGCCACTGATGAACAAAGTGCTTTATCGGGTTTTTTCCTTTGATCTTAGTGTGGCCCCTTGGATCAAAGCTCCTGTCGGGGTGTCGGCCTTCTTGCTCCTGCAAAAGCCCCAGAAATAGCTCCGCCCAAGGTCCAGATATGTTGCCATTGTCCTCGCCTCAGGGAGTGGGGACCGTGGACATATTTTGCGCAAGGACGTAGAATTTTGTTATGCGTCGTGGAATATCCATAGTCTTACCTGTTTACAATGAGCGGGAGTCCATTGGTCCGTTACTTAAGGAATTGGACCCGGTTGTGTCGACCTTGAACTATGAGGTTGAAGTCATCGCTGTTAATGACGGCAGCCGGGATGGAACCACCGAAGAGCTGGATCGACTGGCGGGAGATTATCCCTACTTAAAGATAATTCACTTTCGCAAAAACGAAGGACAGACTGCAGCCTTCGATGCCGGATTTCAGTACAGTCAATTTGAAATCGTCATCACCATGGATGCCGACGGACAAAACGATCCAGCTGATATCCCTAAGATGGTGGCCCTCATCGAAGAAGGCTGTGATTTTGTTTCCGGATGGCGGCGCAAGAGAAGGGACTCTTGGTTGCGAACCATTCCTTCACGCTTGGCGAACCGTTTGATCCGCCTGGTGACCGGGACTCACCTTCATGATCTGGGCTGTTCACTGAAAGCCTATCGCTCGGAATTCGTCAAAGAGCTCAGGTTGTTTGGGGAGATGCACCGGTTTATTGGTGTCCTCATGGTGCAGTCGGGAGCCCGCACTCAGGAGATGGAAGTCAATCATCGGCCTCGTGAATTGGGCCAATCCAAGTATGGTATCTTTCGCACCTTTAAAGTTCTGGTCGACCTGGTAACAGTCTGGTTTATGCGCGGATTTGGTCAGAAACCTAGCTATGTGTTTTCAGGAGTTGGGGGACTACTCTTGGCCTCCAGTGTTCTGCTCTCGATTTTTGTGCTCTGGCAGAAATTCCAGTTTGGCTATTGGGTACACCGCAACCCTTTGTTTATGATAGGGATCTTTATTGCCTTGGCGGGCATTCAATTTGTTGGCTTGGGTTTGCTCGCTGAAATTTCCATCCGCACCTATCACGATGCTGCCCAGGTTCCCACCTACCGCATCGCCCGCCTGACGGGATTTGATCAAGACCAGCAGGACAATCTCCGGCGGTTGGCGAATCAATAATGTGTGGGATTGGAGGGCTTCTTCAACAGCCCGGAATTTCTGAGGGCCAAGAGGTCTTACACAAAATCAATCATCTGCAAAAAAAACGTGGCCCGGACGAGGCCGATGTGTTCTGGGAAGCCGCTGGCGACTGGCAGATCGGTCTGGCTCATACCCGTTTGCAGGTGATTGATCCTCAAGGGGGCCGTCAGCCCTTTCGCAGCCGGGATGGGCGCTTCACCTTGGTCTTCAATGGTGAGATCTTCAATTATTTGGAATTGGCCGAGACCTTGAAACAAAGCGGTGTTCAGCTGAAAACCACCAGTGACACTGAGGTGTTGTTGGAGTGGTTGATCCTTAATGGCCGCGAGGGACTAAAAGATCTGAGTGGCATGTTTGCCTTTGCCCTTTGGGACAAGAGTGAGCGGGAAATCCTCCTTGCCCGTGATCGAGCTGGAGTCAAACCTCTCTATTATTCGTTTCTGCCCCAGGGTGGAATGATCTTTGCGTCTCAGCTCAATGCCGTATTTGAGCATCCCTCAGTATCAAGGGAGGTTTCTCGCGAGGCTCTCGCCCGTTACCTGTTTGCCGGATATATTTCAGCACCGCATACAATTGCCAAGTCCTGTCAGAAGCTTCTTCCCGGCCATT
This is a stretch of genomic DNA from Pseudobdellovibrionaceae bacterium. It encodes these proteins:
- a CDS encoding c-type cytochrome, producing the protein MNIVSGDSSVRTTWFSKEGTVLLVALVGCLVFQHKATAANDRGQSLFKLCRSCHGTTGEGRQNLQAPAIAGLPEWYLVNTLNKFRDGGRGSHPGDYAGLKMRPIARMLRYEGDVEAIAKYVSNIKPGKPPQTITDGDATSGAEKFAVCIACHGADGKGMQPMNAPPLVGQSDWYLFAQLNNFKHGRRGANVEKDATGATMAPMANMLPDDQSMKDVLAHIYTLQ
- a CDS encoding Rrf2 family transcriptional regulator → MTISALDEYSIRICLRLATCDKSPLSAAEVAEMEDVSPEYARKVLTSLVHGGLVKSVRGKQGGYVLSSPPPSTFLSDILKAVHPEKEEICNYCEKFRGHESDCVLSEECTLRPVWQAVSDAIEGVLGQMSLADLMKSENQVTLLLRQLGR
- a CDS encoding tRNA 4-thiouridine(8) synthase ThiI, with translation MDKVSPGIILIRYSSEVVIKGRPAKARFATRVRRHIRKLARLNQLECELIKGFNCLVLKSPQAEEFIPLLKRVFGIGLFCPVVGTCGADLDEILKVGLEIFRERIQGKTYAVRAKKVGTSSVPRRQVEIQLGSVLNPFGTVNLTEPEVTVHVDVNNDEVLFYCQRIRGAGGLPCGSQGSALALMSGGFDSAVAAWRIMRRGVAVHFLFCNLGGAAYERSVLQVTKVLCELWGRAYYPRFYSVDFGQIAQELRREVGGAGQQVALKRKMYEVASRLGEELEVDALITGEAIGQVSSQVLRNLKLIEEKATLPVLRPLVGMDKEEIMAEAKHVGTAVLSEKIREFCGLGGEKPMISGRRDKVEPGEARLSQELVDDCLENLKKRDIHAVDGVTLRKDFLFVEAVPSEAEVIDCQEAHMRRDWQWPRSTHIDWETLVSGTQKLDKTKVYVVYCTYGTKAPLAAEVLQLQGYEVYALRGTINQVRELATQTLTH
- a CDS encoding twitch domain-containing radical SAM protein, translated to MDNRAEPSDLPAAFCVLPWTQIATTVKGFTRLCCFAKNLRDQQGRRLLLTKSVALSDIWNSEAYRQVRRQMLSGSLPKDCEHCQRHESGGLLSKRQKYNRQRPEWAGDFASLIAATDADGALHRPPRVFDLRLGNVCNLKCVMCRPELSSKWEGDYRSLRESQFVLPQSVQEHLSWTLDDNEGNNDWFADGKVIDFFRGNLGHVRQLYFSGGEPLLSSSHRELVNLCIESGYAKNIELIYDTNGLGISEEWLKIWSQFGGIDIHISIDGLGEKYEYIRFPGKFVEFEKAARALAEWEFSGKKVRILVTLQALNILDQAEILDWYWTLFGRESQIRHSIVFGQVRWPECLSPRILPLEGRRRAFQKAEDYAHKLLASGVPKSELFPLGDLGRRMEFCFEDTQGGNKRVEDFLVYLGQLDQVRGTCWQKTFPELAGLIEEVGRG
- a CDS encoding radical SAM protein; this encodes MAKQEKPHPYPPGLPSSFCYLPWVQFGTTVGGFPRLCANTPSLRDESGERLQVSCSLGVDEVWNGEQMKAIRRQMISGQLPEICRRCSDMESSGLESKRLKMIHLKPEWAGDPKDLLRETGEDGHLQAGPRSFNLRLGNVCNLKCVMCRPDFSSKWQGDFTRLFTEGLAIPPSAAEHLGFPGEGKQGDHRWYEESRVFEFLKSSLPSTKQFYFSGGEPMMTKLHGDLIDHCLETGHCRHIHLMYDTNGLFINEDWLRKWERFETVDIHLSVDGVGPKYEYIRYPGKWEQLNQVARLLSQWQAPGATVRILVTQQLLNALDGDEILSWYLDVFGSDADVRYQIVWNLVEWPECLTSHLAAPSIKEKAWHKMEELVRSIKVNWPEEAGEFKNSAQAFLLRDLQRRWHYAFEKKQEINEGLREFVQYLNALDQIRGTDWQSTFPELAALIQAEL
- a CDS encoding methyltransferase domain-containing protein, giving the protein MEDRTYQIEAQVESDHWWFRARRDLIAGYLHQLNLNDQTEILDVGSSTGTNLRLLQEMGFQKYQGVDTSQSSVDWCREKKLGFVSLGDAQDLPFAEAAFDVVLATDVLEHLGDDLKGAQELYRVLRPGGWALVTVPTFQSLWGKQDEVSLHKRRYRLSQVAKICLQAGFEVREKYYFNFLLFAPIWLARQVLKRIPNRIESENQVNTPLMNKVLYRVFSFDLSVAPWIKAPVGVSAFLLLQKPQK
- a CDS encoding glycosyltransferase family 2 protein, whose protein sequence is MRRGISIVLPVYNERESIGPLLKELDPVVSTLNYEVEVIAVNDGSRDGTTEELDRLAGDYPYLKIIHFRKNEGQTAAFDAGFQYSQFEIVITMDADGQNDPADIPKMVALIEEGCDFVSGWRRKRRDSWLRTIPSRLANRLIRLVTGTHLHDLGCSLKAYRSEFVKELRLFGEMHRFIGVLMVQSGARTQEMEVNHRPRELGQSKYGIFRTFKVLVDLVTVWFMRGFGQKPSYVFSGVGGLLLASSVLLSIFVLWQKFQFGYWVHRNPLFMIGIFIALAGIQFVGLGLLAEISIRTYHDAAQVPTYRIARLTGFDQDQQDNLRRLANQ